One genomic window of Meles meles chromosome 3, mMelMel3.1 paternal haplotype, whole genome shotgun sequence includes the following:
- the LOC123939204 gene encoding olfactory receptor 2M5-like, translating into MELWNHTSLSDLILLGLFSYSTYDLFLFSLVLLASAVALLGNIFFLLLIQANRHLHTPMYFFLSQLSVMDLIVMSTVVPKMAANLLSGHKSISWGACATQIFLVVMVTGAECFLLAVMAYDRYVAVCHPLRYPVLMNWKACSLLTLASWMVGVSDSVIDVGVVFSFPYCGSLEVDHFFCEVPALLRLSCADTSLFEDLIYACCVVMLLLPLVVIVASYTRVLTAVIRMPSTEGKQKALTTCSSHLAVVGLYYGGAMFSYMQRASSRTPMGDRATSIFYTILTPMLNPLIYSLRNREVTRALRKVLERWGV; encoded by the coding sequence ATGGAGCTCTGGAACCACACCTCCCTCTCTGACCTCATCCTTTTGGGCCTGTTCAGCTACTCAACATatgatttattccttttttcccttgtCCTTCTGGCCTCTGCTGTGGCACTCCTTGGCAACAtcttcttcctcctgctcatCCAGGCCAACAGACACCTGCACACCCCGATGTACTTTTTCCTTAGCCAGCTCTCCGTCATGGACCTGATCGTGATGAGCACAGTGGTACCCAAGATGGCAGCCAACCTTCTGTCAGGCCATAAGTCcatctcttggggtgcctgtgcCACTCAGATCTTCCTAGTGGTCATGGTAACAGGAGCAGAATGCTTCCTCTTGGCAGTCATGGCCTATGACCGGTATGTGGCAGTCTGCCACCCACTGCGGTATCCTGTCCTCATGAACTGGAAGGCTTGCTCTCTGCTGACCCTGGCATCCTGGATGGTTGGGGTGTCTGACAGTGTGATTGACGTGGGCGTTGTCTTCAGTTTCCCCTACTGTGGCTCTCTGGAGGTGGATCACTTCTTCTGTGAGGTCCCTGCCCTGCTGCGTCTCTCCTGTGCGGACACCTCACTCTTTGAGGATCTCATCTATGCTTGCTGTGTGGTCATGCTGCTGTTGCCCCTTGTGGTCATTGTGGCTTCCTATACCCGGGTCCTCACAGCTGTCATTAGGATGCCCTCCACAGAGGGCAAGCAGAAGGCTCTGACCACTTGCTCCTCCCACCTGGCTGTGGTGGGCCTATATTATGGAGGAGCCATGTTTAGCTACATGCAGCGGGCCTCCAGTAGGACACCAATGGGAGACCGAGCCACCTCCATCTTCTACACCATCCTCACTCCAATGCTCAACCCACTCATTTACAGCCTGAGGAACAGGGAGGTAACGAGGGCCCTGAGGAAGGTGCTGGAGAGATGGGGAGTGTAG